One genomic region from Anopheles bellator chromosome 2, idAnoBellAS_SP24_06.2, whole genome shotgun sequence encodes:
- the LOC131208844 gene encoding protein arginine N-methyltransferase 9-like, with protein sequence MSSDEEIGELKVVYDFIAQARFKKAFASATKVLDQRSPIPPDATDEDPLRELFLFVVTKYADQLEQEGKIEQVFEIIEQGLEYFPEHPELLNETGVRLQRYGRSLEASICFERVLLQDSRYLKAYQNLQNTKCELVERWHFRMLNDVVRNAAFRAAIENQIGAGYNEVLDIGTGTGLLSIYALRCEGIRKAAACDGSEIMVQIARDVFGANGLSDRICLFQSYSQDLKIGERFSLIVTETLDSGAFGEGILETLIHAKKHLLLPQGKIIPAKVTLHVSGYQSRALTASNILINESFSEDFSLPSNCLLSKEGTKCYDAEDISRIQANDDFEFVTDTVASMEVDFNDLDCLVRHYDGHEVGEVELTCLDDGLLLDGFVVWFDLQLDETNFISTDPTTNTCWNQAIFRLNQRLPVAKDQRLKLTMSCKDGALAVAHTLNSLDNQISVDEHVLEFLSDIEYYGSLTEATDGLDDMEKILDLSLFPYAGLKLLKDGKARMLFCLDQTEDLIEFIANQNDIPMGSIMLVSSIQEIFLLNDYTLDLVILQPVDVFGQINSEHFCLYQSLLPKLKPIGTVIPASLELHGSIIESEWIVKCSRVENAELEQLQIDKYLASLETENHLDLGPFSYRHLSEPVKLADVQFDGKLHETEQELSLLEPTDATRVHAVLYHYRIGFTPDRPQLYTDRPQSFAKRSAFIIPKSTFHVRGSGPAALAEEAAAEEEASVGSTAPIEKLHMTVLQNHGVIKCDITTGAQ encoded by the exons ATGAGTAGTGATGAGGAAATCGGTGAACTGAAAGTTGTGTACGATTTTATAGCGCAAGCCAGGTTCAAGAAGGCTTTCGCCAGTGCTACGAAAGTTCTCGACCAGCGGTCCCCGATTCCGCCCGATGCCACCGACGAGGACCCGCTCCGGGAGCTGTTCCTGTTCGTCGTCACCAAGTACGCGGATCAGCTTGAGCAGGAGGGCAAAATCGAACAAGTGTTCGAAATCATAGAGCAGGGTTTGGAGTACTTTCCCGAGCATCCGGAGCTGCTAAACGAGACGGGCGTACGGCTGCAAAG ATATGGTCGATCGTTGGAAGCGTCGATCTGTTTCGAGCGAGTGCTGCTGCAGGATTCCCGCTATCTGAAGGCGTACCAGAACCTGCAGAACACAAAATGCGAACTGGTCGAGCGGTGGCACTTTCGGATGCTGAATGACGTGGTGCGCAATGCAGCGTTTCGCGCGGCGATCGAGAACCAGATTGGTGCCGGGTACAACGAGGTGCTGGACATCGGTACCGGCACCGGTTTGCTCTCGATTTACGCTCTGCGCTGCGAGGGTATTCGGAAAGCGGCGGCATGCGATGGGTCGGAAATTATGGTGCAGATCGCTCGGGACGTGTTCGGTGCGAACGGGCTGAGCGACCGGATTTGCCTGTTTCAGAGCTACTCGCAGGACCTGAAGATTGGCGAACGATTTTCGCTGATCGTCACCGAAACGCTCGATAGCGGTGCGTTTGGCGAGGGCATTCTCGAGACGCTGATCCACGCGAAGAAGCATCTGCTGTTACCGCAGGGGAAAATCATTCCGGCAAAGGTGACTCTGCACGTGTCCGGCTACCAGTCGCGCGCCTTAACTGCAAGCAATATTTTAATCAATGAATCATTCAGCGAAGACTTTTCGCTGCCCAGCAACTGTCTGCTGTCGAAGGAGGGCACCAAGTGCTACGACGCGGAAGATATTAGCCGTATCCAGGCGAACGATGATTTTGAGTTCGTAACCGATACGGTGGCTTCGATGGAGGTTGATTTTAACGACTTGGATTGTCTGGTGCGCCACTACGACGGCCACGAGGTGGGCGAGGTGGAACTGACCTGTCTGGACGATGGTTTGCTGCTCGATGGATTCGTCGTGTGGTTCGATTTGCAGCTGGATGAAACGAACTTCATAAGCACTGATCCCACGACAAACACGTGCTGGAATCAGGCCATCTTTCGGTTGAACCAACGGTTACCGGTGGCGAAAGATCAGCGGCTGAAGCTAACGATGTCGTGCAAGGATGGCGCACTGGCTGTTGCGCACACCCTTAACTCGTTAGACAATCAAATCAGCGTCGACGAGCACGTACTGGAGTTTCTGAGCGACATCGAGTACTACGGCAGTCTTACCGAGGCGACCGATGGACTGGATGATATGGAGAAGATTCTCGACCTGTCTCTCTTTCCGTATGCGGGCCTGAAGCTACTGAAAGACGGCAAAGCTCGCATGTTGTTCTGTCTGGATCAAACGGAGGATCTGATCGAGTTTATCGCCAACCAGAACGACATACCGATGGGAAGCATCATGCTGGTTAGTTCCATCCAGGAGATCTTCCTACTCAACGATTACACGCTGGACCTGGTCATCTTGCAGCCGGTGGATGTATTCGGGCAGATCAACAGTGAGCACTTCTGCCTTTATCAATCGCTGCTACCGAAGCTGAAACCGATCGGAACGGTCATACCTGCGTCGCTCGAACTACACGGCAGTATCATCGAGTCGGAATGGATCGTCAAGTGTAGCCGGGTGGAAAATGCGGAGCTGGAGCAGTTGCAAATCGACAAATATTTGGCTTCGCTCGAGACGGAAAATCATCTCGACCTTGGACCATTCTCGTACCGCCATCTTTCCGAACCCGTGAAGCTAGCGGACGTTCAGTTCGATGGAAAGctccacgaaacggaacaggaaTTGAGCCTATTGGAGCCCACGGATGCGACCAGGGTTCACGCAGTGCTGTACCACTACCGTATCGGGTTTACGCCAGATCGTCCGCAACTTTACACGGACCGACCCCAGTCATTTGCCAAGCGATCTGCCTTTATCATTCCGAAATCTACATTCCACGTTAGGGGCAGTGGCCCAGCAGCTCTCGCAGAAGAGGcggcggccgaagaagaagcttcAGTTGGTAGCACAGCGCCGATCGAAAAACTGCACATGACAGTACTTCAAAACCACGGGGTCATCAAGTGTGACATCACCACTGGTGCGCAgtaa
- the LOC131207878 gene encoding polycomb protein Sfmbt produces MKHSFDTKTLSIGCSLLVFNRVPPSMNPQELSTMVWMGPLTSQLDENLSNYYVPPPVATVMEDITQQAHAMDMNPAALNSLISEYGGHVTTIPTPTGLATIPSGAAEHLALTNQELFNLQQQQQQQQQLLQQQLALGGYGFLDQNGTLTAAAAAAAAATVAGAPATLGSAQNTIAVGDLQLVNDSGPTGKITSINGMSTSDVAIAAGMGPITIGEDDGVCDTSEGMDGVADGEPGAHDQTISSFDPYGQMIDTSGGSDYLSCAAGQENLLHYKLMNEAQLLQAQGHFLDYDVSHDDGSNSNSSSTDGGQNNNNPDGSPSMLADDALGLDQKPRSRSIQSSHDDHESLPPYTRMYAVQSERYASKKIKPVKRPGLVLKTPIAYKGDIDPSVIPIEPDGMAICEKCGAIGVKHSFYTKQRRFCSMSCSRSFESLRVFSAHLRPGSGNKTPLADDGNRPTASVAVGGEGIDDGILAVPPDQLIEDPSASTGHELEDSKHSLLLQQQAQVQTVGYRFKMADHRGVGAAPHVLLQPTPGSIVSNSSNSNSHDGSASLSSVNSSNSGARMVSTVGDASTHDIVPQEEIPQISRGSRLPSPCPQDDRINSIRRKPNEFQNSYDWTQALMDGKLFAAPVTCFRHAPGYDMWPNVVIGMKVEVENTDCDVVQQPVLGGTPHSFWVAEVLRICGYKALLRYEGFDASDASKDFWVNLCSAEVHPVGWCATRGKPLIPPKSITKPYPDWKEFLVKRLSNARTLPSTFYNKISDSFRSRFRVGLNLEVVDKNRISAVKVATITKIVGKRLYVRYYNSSDDNGFWCHEDSPLIHPVGWASTVGHNLEAPVEYMERMNAARDQILEPNEDDAMMDLFKTNFQFEEYCYDGRQTGFEENMKLEAVDPLNLSSICVATVMSVLKFGYIMIRIDSYDPDVNCTDWFCYHEKSPCIFPVGFCAKHNITLTPPKGYDLTTFTWDQYLLDTGSKPATEDIFHQEPIRQRFKVGMKLESADLMDPRLICVATISRVVGRLLKVHFDGWDDEYDQWLDSESPDIYPIGWCVLVGHKLEGPRILPKIPLVQKISPKTTKKGNKRTKKKLKTEPAPVPQQDDCKLRGEFYIFSFVSQPAPTTRTARIKKEQEHFEQQKLLSNAQLEYGSSPMAPSQHYAADATSHPHGGLSTSTQAAIAVATPSSLRAIIKHEPNHRDTSSSSSLLSGTNALGPIFDHSTGGSLDGDRDDVDMRTEDEDGESSSATGHPSTAPSSEIADNELEKVIPRLINHDMLLVNSSSSPDSMAGGVGATGGHSNSNGSSSTGAGLLGSFGIGGGSSQITPENWEVKDVAMFLTINDCAVHSEQFVQNRIDGRRLLELSKDDIITLLSLKVGPALKIYDLIQQLKCKIDPAKSRHLAKVAGKKFL; encoded by the exons ATGAAACATTCTTTCGACACTAAAACTCTCTCCATTGGCTGTTCTCTTTTAGTTTTTAATCGAGTACCACCTAGTATGAATCCGCAAGAGCTCAGTACTATGGTTTGGATGGGACCGCTCACGTCGCAGCTGGATGAAAACTTGAGCAACTACTACGTACCGCCGCCAGTTGCGACCGTCATGGAAGATATCACTCAGCAGGCGCACGCTATG GACATGAATCCGGCGGCACTGAACTCGCTGATCAGTGAATACGGTGGTCACGTAACGACAATTCCCACACCGACCGGCTTAGCGACCATCCCCAGCGGCGCCGCCGAGCACCTGGCACTGACTAATCAGGAATTGTTCAAtctccagcaacagcaacagcagcaacagcaactgctgcaacagcagctggCGCTCGGTGGTTACGGGTTTCTTGACCAAAATGGTACGctgacggcagcagcagcagctgcggcGGCTGCAACCGTCGCCGGTGCACCAGCAACACTTGGATCAGCCCAGAACACGATCGCAGTCGGTGACTTGCAGCTCGTTAACGACTCTGGCCCCACCGGCAAGATAACGTCTATTAACGGAATGAGTACGAGCGACGTGGCGATCGCGGCTGGTATGGGTCCAATCACTATTGGAGAAGACGATGGTGTGTGCGATACTAGCGAAGGCATGGACGGTGTGGCCGATGGTGAACCGGGCGCACACGATCAAACGATATCGTCGTTCGATCCGTACGGCCAGATGATCGATACCAGTGGTGGTAGCGATTACCTTTCTTGTGCCGCGGGGCAGGAAAATCTGCTTCACTATAAACTGATGAACGAAGCCCAGTTGCTGCAGGCCCAGGGCCACTTTCTGGACTACGACGTGTCGCACGACGATGGttcaaacagcaacagcagcagcactgatGGTGGCCAGAACAATAACAATCCTGACGGAAGTCCTTCCATGCTGGCGGATGACGCTCTTGGGTTGGACCAGAAACCGCGGTCGCGTAGTATCCAATCGTCTCATGACGATCACGAGTCCCTGCCGCCGTACACGAGGATGTATGCGGTGCAGTCCGAGCGGTACGcgagcaaaaaaatcaaacccgTTAAGCGGCCCGGTTTGGTCCTGAAAACACCGATCGCTTATAAGGGCGATATCGATCCGTCAGTCATACCGATCGAGCCCGACGGCATGG CCATCTGCGAGAAGTGCGGTGCCATCGGAGTGAAGCATTCGTTCTACACCAAGCAGCGGCGCTTCTGTAGCATGTCATGTTCCCGATCGTTCGAGTCGCTCCGTGTGTTCAGTGCACATTTGCGCCCCGGAAGCGGTAACAAAACCCCCCTGGCGGACGACGGCAATCGACCGACGgcgtcggtggccgtgggtGGCGAAGGGATCGATGATGGTATCCTGGCAGTGCCGCCCGACCAACTGATTGAAGACCCGAGTGCCTCAACAGGTCACGAGCTCGAGGACAGCAAGCACTCGCTCTTGCTGCAGCAACAGGCACAAGTACAAACGGTCGGTTATCGGTTCAAGATGGCCGACCACAGAGGAGTCGGAGCAGCGCCACATGTCCTTTTGCAACCGACCCCTGGCAGTATCGTTAGCaatagcagcaacagcaatagtCACGATGGAAGCGCTAGCTTAAGCAGTGTAAATAGTAGCAACAGTGGCGCGAGGATGGTGAGCACCGTCGGGGATGCGAGTACGCACGACATAGTGCCGCAAGAGGAGATTCCCCAAATATCGAGGGGCTCCCGGCTTCCGTCACCCTGCCCACAGGACGATCGTATCAACAGCATCCGGAGGAAACCGAACGAGTTCCAAAACTCGTACGACTGGACGCAGGCGCTGATGGACGGGAAGCTATTTGCAGCGCCCGTCACCTGTTTCCGACACGCGCCCGGTTACGATATGTGGCCGAACGTGGTGATCGGGATGAAGGTGGAGGTAGAGAACACGGACTGTGACGTGGTGCAGCaaccggtgctcggtggcaCGCCCCACAGCTTCTGGGTCGCGGAGGTGCTGAGAATCTGTGGCTATAAGGCGCTGTTGCGCTACGAAGGGTTCGATGCGAGCGATGCGTCGAAGGACTTTTGGGTGAACCTGTGCTCCGCCGAGGTGCACCCGGTCGGATGGTGTGCGACGCGCGGTAAGCCGCTGATACCGCCCAAAAGCATCACCAAGCCGTACCCGGACTGGAAGGAGTTTCTAGTGAAGCGGCTCTCGAACGCCCGTACCCTCCCGTCAACGTTCTACAATAAAATTAGCGACAGCTTTCGGTCGCGGTTTCGGGTGGGACTGAACCTCGAGGTAGTGGACAAGAATCGAATCTCGGCGGTGAAGGTGGCTACTATCACCAAGATCGTCGGGAAGCGACTGTACGTGCGGTACTACAACAGTTCAGACGACAATGGATTCTGGTGTCACGAGGATTCGCCCCTCATTCATCCGGTCGGTTGGGCGTCGACCGTCGGACACAATCTAGAAGCCCCGGTGGAGTACATGGAACGAATGAATG CGGCCAGAGACCAAATTTTGGAACCGAACGAAGACGACGCTATGATGGATTTGTTTAAGACGAACTTTCAGTTCGAGGAGTACTGCTACGATGGCCGGCAGACGGGATTCGAGGAAAACATGAAGCTCGAGGCCGTCGATCCGCTCAACCTGTCGTCAATCTGCGTTGCGACCGTGATGTCGGTGCTGAAGTTTGGCTACATTATGATACGCATCGACTCGTACGATCCGGACGTGAACTGTACGGACTGGTTCTGCTACCACGAAAAATCACCGTGCATCTTTCCGGTCGGGTTCTGCGCGAAGCACAACATCACGCTCACCCCACCGAAAGGCTACGATCTGACCACCTTTACATGGGACCAGTATCTGCTCGATACCGGTAGcaaaccggccaccgaagaTATTTTCCATCAGGAACCGATCCGACAACGGTTCAAG GTGGGAATGAAACTGGAATCAGCCGATCTGATGGATCCAAGACTGATCTGTGTGGCCACTATCTCGCGTGTTGTCGGCCGGCTGCTGAAGGTGCACTTCGATGGCTGGGACGACGAGTACGATCAATGGCTGGACAGCGAAAGCCCCGACATCTACCCGATCGgatggtgtgtgttggtgggcCACAAGTTGGAGGGTCCCCGCATCCTACCGAAGATACCGCTGGTGCAGAAGATTTCGCCTAAAACGACCAAGAAAGGGAACAAACGGACCAAGAAGAAACTGAAAACGGAACCCGCCCCGGTGCCGCAGCAGGACGATTGTAAGTTGCGTGGtgagttttatatttttagttttgttt CTCAACCGGCACCAACGACACGGACGGCGCGGATCAAAAAGGAACAGGAACATTTCGAGCAACAGAAGCTTCTATCAAACGCCCAGCTGGAGTATGGTTCTTCTCCCATGGCCCCATCGCAGCACTATGCGGCGGATGCCACAAGCCATCCGCACGGCGGACTGTCCACATCGACGCAGGCAGCAATAGCAGTAGCTACACCGTCGTCACTTCGCGCGATAATCAAACACGAACCAAATCACCGCgacacatcatcatcctctTCGTTACTGAGTGGAACGAACGCTCTTGGTCCCATCTTTGACCACTCGACCGGTGGCAGCCTCGATGGCGATCGGGACGACGTGGACATGCGTaccgaggacgaggacggtgAGTCGAGCTCGGCCACCGGGCATCCGTCAACGGCCCCGTCTTCCGAGATTGCGGACAATGAGCTGGAAAAGGTTATTCCGCGGCTTATCAACCACGACATGCTGCTGGTCAACAGTAGCAGCTCGCCCGACTCGATGgcgggtggtgttggtgcgacAGGAGGCCACAGTAATTCGAACGGTAGCAGCAGTACGGGCGCTGGACTGCTCGGGTCGTTCGGTATTGGCGGTGGCAGTAGTCAAATCACACCAGAAAACTGGGAGGTGAAGGATGTTGCCATGTTTCTTACGATCAACGATTGCGCCGTACACTCGGAGCAGTTCGTGCAGAACAGGATCGACGGTAGACGGTTGCTGGAGCTGAGCAAGGACGATATCATCACGCTACTCAGCCTTAAGGTGGGGCCGGCGCTCAAAATCTACGATCTCATCCAGCAGCTGAAGTGTAAGATTGATCCCGCAAAGTCGCGTCACCTCGCAAAGGTTGCGGGTAAAAAGTTTCTCTAG
- the LOC131212716 gene encoding proton-gated ion channel subunit pbo-6-like, translating into MYTKWKGFIMVLTVGTVAAELPKPFQCVSQLDINSTEAALKSALFCGTSYNPRYRPVKYQQDRLAMYIGAEVINVERVRTDDAKLEVTLELLMQWYDAFLHWNKRSSHNIETINVSEHDLWTPTFAAKSFQKSPRIQSTLTCSRIKCHLSYDGEVIYTVLCTFMVDCYAEARYWAFDTKLCTLRIYSAEYDTNQLSLFHFQRRLSYPSYPLLPYKITSFQMATVNSTMSPEFRMDIVIERLIGSHLVVFLMLIVVLSLLNLVIPWLRVDSTARTVTIILTTVLQTLFLVLLYWYGVVKMKPVISLAHLLLGTFLFGVLVLAWTYYVRAQIDGSHGPQQGLGQFVSVLRKNRPLGAFLAIGYLNESSKGELSSDWEDGHHEPTHAPAHGREDDSDGPTADGEDCYVEWSEIVQPCDRILFCAMLTAYFILYGVYAF; encoded by the exons ATGTACACCAAATGGAAGGGTTTCATTATGGTGCTGACGGTTGGTACGGTGGCTGCTG AGCTTCCGAAGCCCTTCCAGTGCGTGAGTCAGCTGGACATCAATAGTACCGAGGCAGCACTGAAGAGTGCCCTGTTTTGTGGCACAAGCTACAATCCGCGCTACCGGCCAGTTAAGTACCAGCAGGATCGCCTTGCCATGTACATCGGAGCGGAAGTGATCAATGTGGAGCGA GTTCGTACCGATGATGCGAAACTGGAGGTCACATTGGAACTGCTCATG CAATGGTACGACGCCTTTTTGCACTGGAACAAACGATCGAGCCACAACATCGAGACCATCAACGTGTCGGAGCACGATCTCTGGACGCCAACGTTTGCGGCCAAATCATTTCAAAA ATCTCCTCGTATCCAGAGCACACTTACGTGTTCCCGCATCAAGTGCCATCTCAGCTACGACGGAGAAGTGATCTACACCGTCCTTTGCACGTTTATGGTGGACTGTTACGCCGAAGCGCGCTACTGGGCGTTCGACACAAAGCTATGCACCCTTCGCATTTACTCCGCGGAGTACGACACCAACCAGCTGTCGTTGTTCCACTTCCAGCGCCGGCTATCGTACCCCAGCTACCCGTTGCTGCCGTACAAGATAACGTCCTTCCAGATGGCCACTGTTAACAGCACGATGAGTCCCGAGTTTCGCATGGACATCGTGATCGAGCGGCTGATCGGTTCGCACCTCGTCGTGTTCCTAATGCTGATTGTTG TCCTCAGTCTGCTGAATCTCGTCATACCCTGGCTGCGGGTCGATTCTACCGCCCGGACTGTCACCATCATACTGACCACGGTGCTGCAAACGCTCTTCCTGGTGCTACTCTATTGGTACGGCGTGGTGAAGATGAAGCCGGTCATATCGTTGGCACATCTTCTCCTCGGCACGTTCCTGTTCGGAGTTCTGGTCCTCGCCTGGACCTACTACGTTCGGGCACAGATCGACGGATCGCACGGTCCGCAGCAAGGCTTGGGCCAGTTTGTGAGTGTGCTGCGAAAAAACCGACCACTCGGTGCGTTCCTAGCGATCGGTTACCTGAACGAGAGCAGCAAGGGAGAACTTTCAAGCGACTGGGAAGACGGCCATCACGAGCCCACTCACGCACCGGCGCACGGTCGTGAGGACGATAGTGACGGCCCGACCGCCGATGGAGAGGACTGCTACGTAGAGTGGAGTGAAATAGTGCAACCGTGCGATCGGATCCTTTTCTGTGCCATGCTCACTGCCTATTTTATTCTGTACGGCGTGTATGCGTTCTAG
- the LOC131209835 gene encoding transmembrane protein 62-like has translation MRFTTAAIALIVFIVVFSIFVANLANLIGIDKQLSNRLDAASDGQQRDTKRLKLDDRPEHLMWFLQISDIHISMYLDPARVPQLVDFCNRTVDIISPAVVLASGDLTDAKTSNFLGSKQHEKEWRWYHEVLRDTNVLNRTVWLDIRGNHDNFNVPALQTRQDLFTNYSAQGRHHTRSYMHQISKGGERYTFIAVDACLDPGPKRPFNFVGMLSINETQHLLNLAERSRALGTNYTVWFGHYPTSCILTPGLGAGGIRNLIGRYREAYAYLAGHFHTLGGAVPRMYTLQNEGFLELELGDWMRNRRYRVAAFDHGYFSFVDVQHNQWPVVLVTNPKDALFNMPGKETFGPILESTHIRILVFSPASITECQVKVDGGSWRECSRTSRELFVVPWEPTLYKRGLHTLSVYVLDGDGRSRVVEQQFTLDGSRLRFDFLAKLVLMYDTNQIFQSFFSVALIVYLVPLCVFRVWHTLVRRGTLPRPRLRTFCCGAWIRKMWILSTVDRLMFPIVGYCLYLTCGPWSIGEVIDGHMGVVFVWGIFVNNAFLPGTLTYLYGFFQLMLCQLPLTIIFANNVVRRFYRRGTEKSYGWLMALWKNAAFILIMTVEVILAGIFWNSYGLLAFIITPLRAWSIVMNVILWHQSRYIPEKCLRSAATVWSSSEPKLSSLSQ, from the exons ATGCGCTTCACAACGGCCGCCATTGCGCTGATCGTATTTATTGTGGTCTTTTCAATATTCGTCGCCAACCTGGCTAACTTGATTGGAATCGATAAGCAGCTAAGCAACCGATTGGACGCTGCGAGTGATGGCCAACAACGGGACACCAAGCGCCTAAAGCTTGACGACCGGCCGGAGCACCTGATGTGGTTTCTTCAG ATCTCGGACATACACATCAGTATGTACCTCGACCCGGCTCGCGTGCCGCAGTTGGTGGATTTCTGCAACCGAACGGTGGACATCATAAGCCCGGCAGTGGTCCTCGCTTCCGGCGACTTGACCGATGCGAAAACGTCCAACTTCTTAGGTTCAAAGCAGCACGAAAAAGAATGGCGCTGGTATCACGAGGTGCTGCGTGACACGAATGTGCTCAATCGGACGGTTTGGCTAGACATACGGGGCAATCATGACAATTTCAATGTCCCCGCGCTTCAGACGCGCCAGGATCTGTTCACGAACTATTCGGCGCAAGGACGACACCATACGCGCTCTTACATGCACCAGATCTCGAAGGGTGGCGAACGGTACACTTTTATCGCAGTCGATGCCTGTCTCGATCCGGGACCGAAACGACCGTTCAACTTCGTCGGTATGCTGTCGATCAACGAAACACAGCATCTGCTCAATTTGGCCGAGCGGTCGCGGGCTCTGGGTACGAACTACACCGTTTGGTTCGGCCATTATCCCACGTCCTGCATTCTGACGCCCGGATTGGGCGCCGGCGGAATTCGCAATCTGATTGGGCGGTATCGAGAAGCGTACGCATATCTTGCCGGTCATTTCCATACACTCGGTGGAGCCGTGCCCCGTATGTACACGCTACAGAACGAGGGCtttctggaactggaactggggGATTGGATGCGGAATCGGAGGTACCGAGTGGCCGCCTTCGATCATGGGTACTTTTCGTTTGTCGACGTTCAGCACAaccagtggccggtggtgctggtgacgaACCCCAAAGACGCCCTATTTAACATGCCCGGCAAGGAGACATTCGGGCCCATCCTGGAATCTACGCACATTCGGATACTTGTGTTTTCGCCGGCCAGTATCACCGAGTGCCAGGTAAAGGTGGACGGTGGTAGTTGGCGGGAATGCAGTCGGACCAGCCGGGAACTGTTTGTGGTGCCGTGGGAACCGACACTCTACAAGCGGGGCCTCCACACCCTGTCGGTTTACGTGCTAGACGGAGATGGTCGGAGTCGCGTCGTCGAGCAGCAGTTCACGCTGGACGGATCGCGCTTGCGGTTTGACTTTCTGGCCAAACTGGTGCTCATGTACGACACGAACCAAATTTTCCAATCTTTCTTCAGCGTCGCACTCATCGTGTATCTGGTGCCGTTatgtgtgtttcgtgtttggCACACTCTCGTTCGCA GAGGCACCCTACCGAGACCCCGGCTGCGGACGTTCTGCTGTGGCGCTTGGATACGTAAAATGTGGATCCTTTCCACGGTTGATCGGCTTATGTTCCCGATCGTGGGCTACTGTCTGTATCTCACCTGTGGCCCTTGGTCTATCGGCGAAGTCATCGACGGCCACATGGGagtggtgtttgtgtgggggATTTTCGTCAACAATGCTTTTCTCCCGGGCACGCTCACCTATCTATATGGCTTTTTCCAGCTAATGCTGTGCCAGTTGCCGCTGACCATCATTTTCGCCAACAATGTAGTGCGACG CTTCTATCGTCGCGGGACGGAAAAGAGCTACGGATGGCTGATGGCGCTCTGGAAGAACGCGGCCTTCATTCTTATCATGACGGTGGAAGTGATTTTGGCGGGCATCTTTTGGAACTCATACGGACTGCTAGCCTTCATCATTACACCGCTGCGAGCCTGGTCGATCGTGATGAACGTGATCCTCTGGCACCAGTCGCGCTACATTCCGGAAAAGTGTCTTCGgtcggccgccaccgtttgGTCCTCTTCCGAACCCAAACTGTCCTCGCTGTCCCAATGA